A genomic window from Streptomyces mirabilis includes:
- a CDS encoding DUF6167 family protein — MFRRTFWFTAGAAAGVWATTKVNRKLKQLTPESLAAQAANKAIEAGHRLKDFALDVRDGMAEREAELGEALGLDHRPELPAPRRVAAIENSPKHSKNPTYVERSTYSYNRNEDH; from the coding sequence ATGTTCCGCCGTACGTTCTGGTTCACCGCCGGCGCAGCCGCGGGTGTGTGGGCCACCACCAAGGTCAACCGCAAGCTCAAGCAGCTGACCCCCGAGAGCCTCGCGGCCCAGGCCGCGAACAAGGCGATCGAAGCCGGGCACCGGCTCAAGGACTTCGCGCTCGACGTCCGCGACGGCATGGCCGAGCGGGAGGCCGAACTCGGCGAGGCACTCGGGCTCGATCACCGCCCCGAGCTGCCCGCGCCCCGGCGTGTCGCCGCGATCGAGAACAGTCCGAAACACAGCAAGAACCCGACGTACGTCGAGAGGTCGACGTACTCGTACAACCGGAATGAGGACCACTGA